A window of the Syntrophothermus lipocalidus DSM 12680 genome harbors these coding sequences:
- a CDS encoding ammonium transporter: MTGIRRGLSMALVNMGLLIAAVSPPAWAAGPSSLDSGDTSFILICASLVFLMTPGLALFYGGMVRRKNVLSILMQCFVIMGLVSVQWVLVGYSLCFGPDIGHVVGGLDWVGLRGVGTGPNADYAASIPHYAFSAFQMMFAIITAALITGAIAERMRFSAFVLFVLLWTTLVYDPLAHWVWGVGGWLRNLGALDFAGGTVVHISSGLAGLAGALVLGKRANLGKETMIPHNLPFTVIGAGLLWFGWFGFNAGSALAANGLAASAFVVTNTCAATAALSWAAAEWVHHGKPTVLGVASGIVAGLVAITPAAGFVGPAAAVLIGLVAGPACYFAVSKAKAALGYDDALDAFGVHGVGGTLGAILTGVFASTTVNPAGANGLLYGNPRLVLIQIAAVLASIVYAFVVTAIILKAVNLVTPLRVPKEEEEVGLDVTQHGEEAYGYDVA, from the coding sequence ATGACGGGCATAAGGCGAGGTTTGTCGATGGCGTTGGTAAACATGGGACTCCTGATAGCAGCAGTATCACCGCCGGCTTGGGCTGCAGGGCCTTCATCTCTTGATTCTGGCGATACGTCGTTCATTTTGATTTGCGCTTCTCTGGTCTTCTTGATGACCCCTGGATTGGCCCTCTTTTATGGGGGCATGGTCCGGCGCAAAAACGTCCTGAGTATCTTAATGCAGTGTTTTGTCATCATGGGTCTGGTATCCGTACAGTGGGTGTTGGTTGGGTATTCCCTGTGTTTCGGTCCTGATATCGGGCACGTCGTTGGCGGGTTGGATTGGGTTGGCTTAAGAGGGGTCGGCACCGGACCTAATGCCGATTATGCCGCTAGCATACCACATTACGCGTTTTCCGCCTTCCAGATGATGTTCGCTATCATCACTGCAGCTTTGATTACCGGGGCAATTGCCGAGCGCATGAGGTTTTCGGCTTTCGTGTTGTTTGTCTTGCTCTGGACTACCTTAGTTTACGATCCCCTTGCCCACTGGGTCTGGGGTGTTGGCGGGTGGTTGAGGAACCTTGGAGCCCTCGATTTTGCTGGAGGAACAGTTGTACACATAAGCTCCGGATTGGCCGGATTAGCTGGTGCTCTGGTGCTGGGTAAGAGAGCGAATTTAGGAAAGGAGACTATGATCCCGCACAATTTGCCTTTTACGGTTATAGGGGCCGGCCTTCTATGGTTTGGATGGTTCGGATTTAACGCCGGCAGTGCCCTTGCGGCTAACGGCCTAGCTGCGAGCGCGTTCGTGGTGACGAATACCTGCGCGGCTACAGCAGCTCTTTCCTGGGCTGCAGCCGAATGGGTCCACCACGGAAAGCCTACGGTCCTGGGGGTGGCTTCTGGGATAGTGGCCGGTTTGGTAGCGATTACGCCCGCCGCAGGGTTTGTGGGGCCTGCTGCTGCGGTATTAATTGGTCTGGTGGCTGGACCTGCCTGCTATTTTGCTGTTAGCAAGGCCAAAGCCGCTTTGGGATACGATGATGCCCTCGACGCGTTCGGTGTTCACGGGGTTGGCGGCACGTTGGGTGCTATTCTTACAGGGGTTTTCGCTAGTACAACCGTGAACCCTGCTGGTGCGAACGGCCTTTTGTACGGTAATCCGCGTTTGGTGCTGATTCAAATCGCAGCGGTTCTTGCAAGTATAGTTTATGCTTTTGTAGTAACAGCTATCATATTGAAGGCAGTGAACCTGGTAACGCCTTTACGGGTGCCGAAGGAAGAAGAGGAGGTCGGCCTAGACGTAACCCAACACGGTGAAGAAGCGTATGGCTACGACGTGGCCTGA
- a CDS encoding P-II family nitrogen regulator, with the protein MKKIEAIIRPSKLEELKEALAKLEVRGMTIYEVSGRGLQRGEKQYYRGRELSVDLFPKVKVELVCRDHWVERIIETIVNVCATGNIGDGKIFVYPVEEIVRIRTGERGESAL; encoded by the coding sequence ATGAAGAAAATTGAAGCTATCATCAGGCCGAGTAAGTTGGAGGAGCTCAAGGAAGCGCTGGCAAAACTAGAAGTCAGAGGTATGACTATCTACGAGGTTTCCGGCCGCGGGCTGCAGCGAGGAGAAAAGCAGTATTACCGTGGACGAGAGCTGTCAGTGGATCTCTTCCCCAAGGTTAAGGTTGAACTGGTGTGTCGGGATCACTGGGTGGAAAGAATCATAGAAACCATAGTGAACGTTTGTGCCACCGGCAATATAGGTGACGGGAAGATATTCGTATACCCTGTGGAAGAGATCGTCCGCATACGAACAGGAGAGCGAGGAGAGTCGGCCTTATAG
- the asnB gene encoding asparagine synthase (glutamine-hydrolyzing), translated as MCGIAGWIDWKRDVSQYRKVIEVMTDTLSHRGPDARGFWLLPNVALGHRRLVVVDPEGGSQPMTRKKGKRECTIVYNGELYNGEELRSDLEARGYIFQTRNSDTEVLLMAYIEWGPLSVERLNGIFAFAVWDETEQSLFLARDRLGVKPLFYYEYTDGLIFGSELKALLAHPEIEPRLDAEGLAEVLVMGPARTPGHGVYQGVKELKPGHYMVFNRKGVHIHRYWRLENRPHEDDAEITAARILDLLQDTVSRQLVADVPVCTLLSGGLDSSALTAFAVRVFEREGRGRLHTFSVAYEGSEQYFTPDLFQPDTDNHWVQKVSESLGTVHHSVTIDVNELHETLDSAQWANDLPGMADIDSSLYLFCREVRKEATVALSGECADEVFGGYPWFYGKGIQNTSVFPWMRMLDERMDMLSPEVVNHIRPREYVADRLHDALAEVPRLRQESTWEAKMREMTYLSITRFMPTLLDRKDRMSMAWGLEIRVPFSDHRLVEYVWNIPWGTKTYGGMPKGILRKALEGVLPDEVLARPKNPYPKTHHPKYAALVRKNLLRVLDSTDSPLLPLLNVGKVREAALRGDEVFKLPWFGQLMGDTQYFAFLLQVHWWLKRARVRII; from the coding sequence ATGTGCGGAATCGCTGGCTGGATTGATTGGAAGCGAGATGTATCACAGTACCGCAAGGTAATCGAGGTCATGACAGATACCCTTTCTCATCGGGGACCAGACGCACGAGGTTTTTGGTTGTTACCTAATGTTGCTCTGGGGCACCGCCGCCTCGTGGTGGTTGATCCCGAAGGGGGGTCTCAGCCCATGACTCGAAAAAAAGGTAAGAGGGAGTGTACCATAGTCTATAACGGCGAGCTCTACAACGGAGAGGAGTTGCGATCGGATTTAGAAGCTCGCGGGTATATCTTTCAGACTAGAAACTCCGACACGGAAGTTTTGCTTATGGCCTATATCGAATGGGGACCGTTGTCGGTCGAACGGCTCAACGGTATTTTCGCTTTCGCTGTATGGGATGAAACTGAACAGAGTTTGTTTTTAGCCCGGGACCGACTGGGCGTAAAACCATTGTTTTATTATGAGTACACGGACGGGCTGATTTTCGGCTCGGAGCTCAAGGCCCTGCTTGCTCACCCTGAAATTGAACCCCGCCTAGATGCAGAGGGACTGGCTGAGGTTTTGGTAATGGGACCAGCCAGAACCCCAGGGCACGGAGTTTATCAAGGGGTAAAGGAGTTGAAGCCCGGTCACTACATGGTGTTTAACCGAAAAGGCGTACACATTCACAGGTACTGGAGGCTGGAAAACCGCCCGCACGAAGACGATGCCGAAATTACGGCAGCACGCATTTTGGACTTACTGCAGGACACTGTATCAAGACAACTAGTGGCCGATGTCCCTGTATGCACTCTGCTGTCAGGAGGGTTGGATTCAAGTGCTCTGACTGCTTTCGCGGTTCGTGTCTTCGAACGAGAAGGTCGGGGAAGACTCCACACGTTTTCGGTTGCTTATGAGGGCAGCGAACAATACTTTACACCGGACCTGTTTCAACCAGACACTGACAATCATTGGGTGCAAAAAGTATCGGAGAGTCTAGGAACAGTTCACCACTCGGTTACCATTGATGTGAATGAGCTGCATGAAACCTTGGATTCCGCGCAATGGGCTAATGACCTTCCAGGCATGGCTGATATTGACTCGTCCCTGTACCTCTTTTGCAGGGAAGTGAGGAAAGAGGCTACGGTGGCGTTATCGGGAGAATGCGCCGATGAGGTGTTTGGCGGTTATCCCTGGTTTTATGGCAAGGGGATTCAGAATACCTCGGTATTTCCCTGGATGAGAATGTTGGACGAAAGGATGGATATGTTGTCCCCTGAGGTGGTAAACCATATTCGACCCAGAGAATATGTAGCCGATCGTTTACACGACGCTCTTGCCGAAGTACCCAGGCTTCGACAAGAATCGACTTGGGAAGCCAAGATGCGGGAAATGACCTATCTAAGTATAACTCGGTTCATGCCCACTCTGTTAGACCGGAAAGACCGGATGAGCATGGCATGGGGGCTCGAGATCCGGGTTCCTTTTAGTGATCACAGGCTGGTCGAGTACGTCTGGAATATACCTTGGGGCACTAAGACTTATGGGGGGATGCCCAAAGGTATTTTACGGAAGGCCCTGGAAGGAGTCCTGCCGGATGAGGTTTTAGCTCGACCAAAAAACCCGTATCCCAAGACCCATCACCCCAAATATGCGGCCCTTGTTCGCAAAAATCTACTTCGAGTACTGGATTCAACGGACTCACCACTCTTGCCCTTGCTCAACGTTGGTAAAGTTAGAGAAGCTGCACTCCGCGGAGACGAGGTCTTTAAGCTGCCCTGGTTTGGTCAATTGATGGGTGATACCCAGTATTTTGCCTTTTTACTTCAAGTACACTGGTGGTTGAAGAGAGCTCGAGTTCGAATAATTTAA
- the hydF gene encoding [FeFe] hydrogenase H-cluster maturation GTPase HydF produces the protein METTPRGMRLHIAIFGRRNVGKSSLINALTNQDIALVSPMAGTTTDPVYKAMEILPIGPVEIIDTAGIDDEGFLGQLRIKKTMEVLNKTDLAVLVIDPVLGVGEFETRLKETIEKKNIPIVFAASKADTPEFSLETVKTWEEVLGKPIIPVSSLTRSGLEELKQQMIKAAPRQFEEPNIISDLLQPGELAILVVPIDTAAPKGRLILPQVQTLRDLLDHDMMGLVVKERELRLAFKYLAIKPKIVVTDSQAFLKVAGDTPEDVLMTSFSILMARYKGDLVELVKGAAKIKELKPGDRVLIAEACTHHRQPDDIGKTQIPRWLRQYVGGELYFEWSSGTGYPENLAEFDLIVHCGACMINRREMLHRIEQAKKAGVPIVNYGVLLAFVHGILERALKPFPLALMAWEETKQKPQTA, from the coding sequence ATGGAAACTACTCCCAGGGGAATGAGATTGCACATAGCTATATTTGGCCGTCGCAATGTCGGTAAGTCCAGCCTTATCAATGCACTAACGAATCAGGATATTGCCCTGGTCTCTCCTATGGCCGGCACCACCACAGACCCGGTATACAAGGCCATGGAGATACTACCCATAGGCCCGGTAGAGATAATCGACACCGCTGGAATCGACGACGAGGGATTCTTAGGCCAGTTACGTATAAAGAAAACCATGGAGGTCCTGAACAAGACTGACCTGGCTGTACTGGTCATCGACCCGGTCCTAGGAGTAGGAGAATTCGAAACCCGCTTAAAAGAGACCATTGAAAAGAAAAACATTCCCATAGTATTCGCAGCGTCCAAAGCCGACACTCCAGAGTTTTCTCTCGAAACCGTCAAAACCTGGGAAGAAGTGCTGGGGAAACCCATCATCCCCGTGAGTTCTCTAACTAGATCCGGGTTGGAAGAGCTAAAGCAGCAGATGATCAAAGCAGCCCCCCGTCAGTTCGAGGAGCCTAACATAATCAGTGACCTCTTGCAGCCTGGAGAGCTGGCGATATTAGTTGTGCCCATCGACACGGCCGCACCCAAGGGTAGGCTTATCCTTCCTCAAGTGCAGACTTTAAGGGATCTTCTGGACCATGACATGATGGGACTGGTGGTGAAGGAACGCGAACTCCGGTTAGCTTTTAAATATCTGGCGATTAAGCCCAAGATCGTGGTTACGGACTCCCAAGCGTTCCTGAAGGTAGCAGGTGACACTCCCGAAGACGTACTCATGACCTCCTTTTCGATCTTAATGGCTAGGTATAAAGGAGACCTGGTGGAACTTGTCAAAGGTGCAGCCAAAATCAAGGAACTGAAACCGGGGGATCGGGTTCTGATCGCCGAAGCCTGCACCCATCACCGCCAGCCCGACGATATCGGCAAGACCCAGATTCCCAGGTGGCTCCGCCAGTACGTCGGGGGCGAACTTTACTTCGAGTGGTCTTCGGGTACCGGCTACCCGGAAAACCTGGCCGAATTCGACCTGATAGTGCACTGCGGCGCCTGCATGATCAATCGCCGCGAGATGCTACACCGTATCGAGCAGGCAAAAAAAGCCGGGGTTCCGATAGTTAACTACGGGGTTCTTCTGGCTTTTGTTCACGGCATACTGGAAAGAGCCCTGAAGCCGTTTCCTCTGGCCTTGATGGCTTGGGAAGAAACTAAACAGAAACCTCAAACCGCCTGA
- a CDS encoding aspartate ammonia-lyase, translating into MRKESDVLGELFIEDDVYYGLQTARAALYFAVSDARVHPELIRAIALIKKVAAQTNTEIGDLDPVIGHAIVQAAEEVMSGRWDDQFPISAIQGGAGTSTNANVNEVIANRALEILGLPKGSYDRIHPNDHVNLHQSTNDVYSTAMRLAALQLLEELSWRFAELQEALQEKEREFAHIIKLGRTQLQDAVPITLGQEFGAYAQAIARDRWRLYKVGERLRQVSLGGTAVGTGINAPLKYIYLVNEKLRMEFPFGLARNENLVDGIQNMDVFVEVSGLLKAAAVNLAKISNDLRLLASGPRGGIGEIRLPELQAGSTIMPGKVNPVIPELINQVSIKVIANDLAITLAAEGGQLELNAFSPTIAHCLLESMKLLRKAVDIFINYCIKGVEANEERCRELVEKSTVYATVLTPYLGYDTCSELALESIRRGISFRHLVLEKGLMTEETLDKLLEVERLTRPG; encoded by the coding sequence ATGAGGAAGGAAAGCGACGTTCTGGGGGAGTTGTTTATCGAAGACGATGTGTACTACGGGCTCCAGACCGCGCGAGCAGCACTCTATTTTGCGGTCAGTGATGCCAGAGTACATCCGGAACTTATCCGGGCTATCGCTTTGATAAAAAAGGTGGCGGCCCAGACCAATACGGAGATAGGGGATCTTGACCCGGTGATCGGCCACGCTATCGTCCAGGCAGCGGAAGAAGTTATGTCGGGGAGGTGGGATGACCAGTTTCCAATCAGTGCCATTCAGGGTGGGGCCGGGACGTCAACCAACGCCAACGTTAACGAAGTCATCGCCAACCGGGCCTTGGAAATACTGGGACTGCCGAAAGGAAGCTATGACCGGATTCATCCCAACGACCACGTAAACCTTCATCAATCTACCAACGACGTTTACTCGACTGCTATGCGCCTAGCTGCTCTCCAATTGTTAGAGGAACTGTCTTGGCGTTTCGCTGAGCTTCAAGAAGCATTACAAGAAAAAGAAAGAGAATTCGCCCATATCATCAAACTCGGGCGTACCCAGCTGCAGGATGCGGTGCCCATAACCTTGGGGCAGGAGTTCGGGGCATATGCCCAAGCTATCGCTAGAGACCGCTGGCGCCTTTACAAGGTAGGGGAGCGACTGCGACAGGTCAGCTTGGGGGGGACTGCGGTCGGCACCGGCATTAACGCTCCTTTAAAGTACATTTACCTGGTGAATGAAAAACTGCGGATGGAGTTTCCTTTCGGCTTGGCCAGGAACGAAAACCTGGTTGACGGCATTCAGAACATGGATGTTTTTGTAGAGGTTTCGGGACTCTTGAAGGCGGCAGCGGTTAACCTGGCCAAGATCAGCAACGATCTACGCTTGTTGGCTTCCGGACCACGAGGGGGAATAGGAGAGATCAGGCTACCTGAGCTACAGGCCGGATCCACCATCATGCCAGGGAAGGTAAACCCGGTTATACCGGAGTTGATAAATCAGGTCAGCATAAAGGTAATAGCAAACGATCTGGCCATTACTTTGGCCGCAGAAGGTGGGCAGCTTGAGTTAAACGCTTTTTCTCCGACTATCGCCCACTGCTTGCTGGAATCGATGAAGTTGTTAAGAAAAGCAGTCGACATATTCATTAATTACTGCATAAAAGGAGTAGAGGCCAATGAAGAACGGTGCCGGGAACTCGTCGAAAAAAGCACCGTTTATGCCACGGTGCTTACACCTTATCTCGGGTACGATACCTGCAGCGAGCTAGCCTTGGAGTCTATAAGGCGCGGTATCAGTTTTCGCCATCTGGTTTTGGAAAAAGGTCTTATGACCGAAGAAACGCTCGACAAACTACTTGAAGTCGAACGTTTGACCAGGCCAGGCTGA
- the carB gene encoding carbamoyl-phosphate synthase large subunit, giving the protein MPLKSELKKVMVIGSGPIIIGQAAEFDYAGTQACRALKEEGVQVVLVNSNPATIMTDSNIADRVYLEPLVPEVVARILRKEQPDGIIANLGGQVGLNMALALHKMGILEETGIPLLGTPLEAIQKAEDRELFKKTMQEIGEPVPESTIVEDVEAAVEFAQRIGYPVIVRPAYTLGGTGGGTAYSEGELRVIATKGLKMSVIHQVLIERSVAGFKEIEFEVMRDANDNCITICSMENIDPMGIHTGDSIVVAPALTLNDEEYQMLRNASLKIIRALGIAGGCNIQFALNPFSSEYYVIEVNPRVSRSSALASKATGYPIARVTTKIAIGYHLDEIPNRITGKTSACFEPAIDYVVVKIPRWPFDKFGGGDRTLGTQMKATGEVMAIDRTLEAALLKGVRSLEQGVCGLVLPELTALNDDEIRFRLKHADDERIFVIAEAIRRGMTVDEIWDLSRIDKFFLRKVRNIVDMRKRIEEEKLTKDLLCQAKRMGFADQEIAALKNGSEADIRNLRKELGIVPTYKLVDTCAAEFQAETPYYYSCYENEDEARQETDERKVLVIGAGPIRIGQGIEFDYCSVHCVWALRQAGIKAIIVNNNPETVSTDFDTSDRLYFEPLVWEDVMNIIEEENPEGVIVQFGGQTAINLAQQLQQAGVKILGTSFESIDRAENRDRFDELVESLGIPRPPGGSVTSIEGGLEVAERIGYPVLVRPSYVLGGRAMEIVYNETEMVEYMRGAVKVSREFPILVDKYLGGKELEVDAISDGQDVLIPGIMQHIERAGVHSGDSIAVYPAHQISQDTKEKIVDYTTKLARALAVKGLINIQFVEFEGELYVLEVNPRSSRTVPYISKVTGIPMVKLATDIILGKTLSELGYESGLYPVPPYYAVKAPVFSFGKLLEVDISLGPEMKSTGEVLGIDVCLEKALYKALIGAGISIPESGTILVTVADKDKKEALPIIRGFYDLGFTIMATAGTAEALQKTGIEVHRVNKLSEGHPTIVDLIRQDQVDFVVNTLSKGRKPYSDGFQIRRAAVELGIPCLTSLDTTRVVLDVIRNLKKGREFSAVCLEEYLS; this is encoded by the coding sequence ATGCCGTTAAAGAGTGAACTCAAGAAAGTTATGGTCATTGGATCTGGCCCGATTATAATTGGCCAGGCGGCGGAGTTCGACTACGCAGGTACTCAAGCATGTCGAGCTTTGAAAGAAGAAGGAGTACAAGTTGTTTTAGTCAACAGCAATCCCGCTACTATTATGACCGACAGTAATATAGCAGATAGGGTCTACCTTGAGCCCCTTGTCCCGGAAGTAGTAGCGCGGATTCTACGTAAAGAGCAGCCTGATGGCATCATTGCCAACCTGGGCGGTCAGGTTGGATTGAACATGGCCCTGGCTCTGCACAAGATGGGTATTCTCGAGGAGACGGGGATACCGCTTTTAGGAACGCCTCTTGAGGCTATTCAGAAAGCGGAAGACCGCGAATTGTTCAAGAAGACCATGCAAGAAATCGGTGAGCCGGTGCCGGAAAGCACTATCGTGGAAGACGTAGAAGCAGCCGTCGAGTTTGCCCAACGTATCGGGTACCCTGTTATTGTTAGACCTGCTTATACCCTCGGAGGAACCGGGGGCGGAACCGCTTACAGCGAAGGAGAACTAAGGGTTATTGCCACCAAGGGACTGAAGATGAGTGTAATCCACCAGGTGCTCATTGAAAGGAGTGTTGCCGGCTTCAAAGAGATAGAGTTCGAGGTTATGAGGGATGCTAATGACAACTGTATAACCATCTGTAGCATGGAGAACATCGACCCCATGGGGATTCACACTGGAGATAGTATTGTCGTAGCGCCGGCACTCACCCTGAACGACGAAGAATACCAGATGTTGCGCAACGCTTCTCTAAAGATAATAAGGGCTTTGGGTATTGCTGGTGGGTGTAACATCCAGTTTGCTCTTAATCCCTTCAGTTCAGAGTATTATGTTATCGAGGTCAATCCCAGAGTTAGTCGTTCCAGCGCTCTGGCTTCAAAAGCTACAGGTTATCCCATCGCTAGAGTTACCACCAAGATAGCCATAGGATATCACCTGGATGAGATTCCAAACCGTATAACCGGTAAGACCAGCGCCTGCTTTGAACCGGCTATAGACTATGTAGTAGTGAAGATTCCTCGTTGGCCGTTCGACAAGTTTGGGGGCGGCGATCGCACCCTCGGTACTCAGATGAAAGCTACAGGGGAGGTCATGGCCATCGATCGTACTCTGGAAGCGGCACTGCTTAAAGGTGTCCGTTCTTTGGAGCAAGGGGTATGCGGACTGGTTCTACCCGAACTTACGGCTTTGAACGATGACGAGATAAGATTCAGGCTGAAGCATGCCGATGATGAGAGGATTTTCGTTATCGCTGAAGCTATCCGGCGTGGCATGACGGTGGATGAGATTTGGGACTTATCCCGCATCGATAAGTTCTTCCTCCGTAAGGTGAGGAACATAGTCGACATGAGGAAAAGGATAGAAGAGGAAAAACTTACAAAGGATCTTCTGTGTCAGGCCAAGCGGATGGGTTTTGCTGACCAAGAGATCGCGGCCTTAAAGAACGGTTCCGAGGCGGACATCAGAAACCTGAGAAAAGAGTTGGGAATAGTACCGACTTACAAGTTGGTAGATACTTGTGCGGCTGAGTTTCAGGCTGAAACTCCTTATTATTATTCTTGCTACGAAAACGAAGATGAAGCCCGGCAAGAGACGGACGAGCGCAAGGTACTGGTTATAGGAGCAGGTCCTATCAGGATCGGGCAGGGCATCGAATTCGACTACTGCTCGGTTCATTGCGTTTGGGCTTTGCGCCAAGCCGGAATAAAAGCCATCATCGTTAACAACAACCCGGAAACAGTAAGCACTGACTTTGACACCTCGGACCGGCTTTACTTCGAACCTCTTGTATGGGAAGATGTCATGAACATCATCGAAGAGGAAAATCCAGAAGGAGTTATTGTACAATTTGGAGGACAGACAGCCATCAACCTCGCCCAACAGCTGCAGCAAGCCGGAGTGAAGATTCTCGGCACAAGCTTCGAGAGCATAGACCGGGCCGAAAACCGGGATCGCTTTGACGAACTGGTCGAATCGTTAGGTATTCCACGACCGCCTGGAGGATCCGTAACTTCGATAGAGGGGGGCTTGGAGGTAGCGGAACGCATCGGCTACCCGGTGCTGGTTCGGCCATCGTACGTTTTAGGTGGCAGGGCGATGGAAATCGTGTATAACGAAACGGAAATGGTCGAATACATGCGCGGAGCAGTCAAGGTATCGAGGGAATTTCCGATTCTGGTAGATAAGTACCTCGGAGGAAAGGAATTGGAAGTTGACGCTATATCCGACGGGCAGGATGTGCTGATTCCTGGTATAATGCAACATATAGAAAGAGCCGGAGTTCACTCGGGCGATAGCATCGCCGTTTATCCTGCCCACCAAATATCCCAAGACACAAAGGAAAAAATTGTGGATTACACTACCAAACTGGCGAGGGCTCTCGCGGTGAAGGGCCTTATCAACATCCAGTTCGTGGAATTCGAGGGAGAACTCTACGTCCTTGAGGTAAATCCCCGCTCTAGTCGTACGGTTCCCTATATCAGTAAGGTAACCGGCATACCTATGGTCAAACTGGCTACCGATATAATCTTGGGTAAAACACTGAGCGAATTAGGTTATGAGAGCGGACTGTACCCCGTTCCGCCGTACTATGCCGTTAAAGCTCCAGTGTTCTCTTTTGGTAAGCTGCTGGAAGTCGATATTTCTTTGGGACCGGAGATGAAGTCTACGGGTGAAGTATTGGGAATTGATGTCTGTTTAGAAAAAGCCTTATATAAAGCTCTGATAGGAGCCGGCATCAGCATACCCGAATCCGGCACTATCTTAGTCACGGTAGCTGACAAAGATAAGAAGGAAGCCTTGCCCATTATCAGAGGATTCTATGATCTGGGATTTACCATAATGGCTACGGCAGGTACGGCTGAGGCTTTGCAGAAAACAGGTATAGAGGTGCACAGGGTGAACAAGCTGAGCGAGGGGCACCCGACGATCGTGGATCTAATTAGGCAAGATCAGGTTGATTTCGTCGTTAATACCCTCAGCAAGGGTAGAAAACCATACAGCGATGGATTCCAAATCCGCCGGGCTGCAGTGGAGCTCGGTATTCCGTGCTTGACTTCTCTTGATACTACCAGGGTGGTGCTGGATGTTATCCGCAACTTGAAAAAAGGGCGGGAATTTAGCGCGGTCTGCCTGGAGGAATATTTGTCCTGA
- a CDS encoding MFS transporter, which produces MTDMYINFLPALLPVMAPRLDLNLTLAGIVISGSLIAANLAQPVFGWLFDIHPSSRWLVWPVVLSGLLMCASVLSTGYYVFLALTLVAGVANGVYHPAGSTYTYQLDPYNRGVLMSLFSSAGALGYAVGPVVVALLVDRWSLNALFWALVPAAVFVIGAFTTRLSGLKPNPKRWNIRQARTVFRGAILILTWTMILRAWGHLVLSNYLVFYLEKAGYSYQAAANLLTWFLAVGAVGGIIAGKLSDSLGRTRIIVVSMLLSAVFAGLFLYTNGLWSVLFLMACGLTVHAPLPVMVVLCQEYLPESVGIAAGLSMGFAWGVGSLGALVNGIVADHWGLSASFWVAALILLAGAVLATGLKKVRVMERV; this is translated from the coding sequence TTGACCGACATGTATATCAATTTCCTGCCAGCCTTGCTTCCGGTTATGGCCCCCAGGCTCGACCTTAACCTCACCTTGGCCGGAATAGTCATCAGCGGGAGCCTGATTGCCGCAAATTTGGCCCAGCCGGTGTTCGGGTGGCTTTTTGATATTCACCCTTCATCGAGGTGGCTGGTTTGGCCTGTGGTGTTAAGTGGCTTGCTCATGTGCGCAAGCGTGCTTTCAACCGGCTACTATGTGTTTCTTGCACTGACTTTGGTAGCTGGGGTCGCGAACGGGGTATACCACCCGGCAGGCTCAACCTACACTTACCAATTGGATCCTTATAACCGGGGGGTTTTAATGTCCTTGTTTTCTTCGGCAGGAGCCTTGGGTTACGCCGTGGGGCCCGTGGTCGTCGCTTTATTGGTTGATCGCTGGTCATTAAATGCTCTCTTTTGGGCACTGGTACCAGCAGCGGTGTTTGTAATCGGGGCTTTTACAACAAGACTATCAGGTCTAAAACCGAACCCTAAGAGATGGAATATCAGGCAGGCGAGAACGGTTTTCAGAGGGGCAATATTGATCCTTACGTGGACTATGATACTAAGGGCTTGGGGGCACCTCGTTTTGAGCAATTACCTTGTTTTTTACCTGGAGAAGGCCGGGTATTCGTATCAAGCGGCAGCGAACCTTCTTACCTGGTTCCTGGCGGTAGGTGCCGTTGGGGGCATTATAGCCGGAAAACTATCGGATAGTTTGGGGAGAACCAGGATAATAGTCGTCAGCATGTTGTTGAGTGCGGTGTTCGCGGGACTTTTCTTGTATACTAACGGCCTTTGGTCGGTGCTGTTTTTGATGGCCTGTGGGCTAACCGTACATGCTCCCCTGCCTGTTATGGTTGTACTTTGTCAGGAGTATCTTCCGGAAAGTGTGGGTATAGCTGCCGGTCTGTCTATGGGTTTCGCGTGGGGCGTGGGTTCACTGGGGGCCCTGGTCAACGGTATTGTGGCTGACCACTGGGGGTTATCGGCAAGCTTTTGGGTTGCGGCTTTGATCCTGCTGGCAGGAGCTGTTTTGGCAACCGGACTTAAAAAGGTCAGAGTGATGGAAAGGGTTTAA